In Amycolatopsis coloradensis, one genomic interval encodes:
- a CDS encoding ribose-5-phosphate isomerase → MRVYLGSDHAGFELKNHLVAHLKERGHDVEDVGPFVYDAADDYPAFCIEAARRVVADEGSLGIVVGGSGNGEQIAANKVKGARAGLAWSVETAKLTREHNHAQLIGVGARMHTTEEATEIVEAFLATPPSPDERHGRRVQQILDYENTGWPPPLPEH, encoded by the coding sequence GTGCGTGTTTACCTTGGCTCTGACCATGCCGGTTTCGAACTGAAGAACCACCTCGTGGCCCACCTCAAGGAGCGGGGCCACGACGTCGAGGACGTCGGTCCCTTCGTCTACGACGCGGCCGACGACTACCCCGCCTTCTGCATCGAGGCGGCCCGTCGTGTCGTCGCGGACGAGGGCAGCCTCGGAATCGTCGTCGGCGGCTCCGGCAACGGCGAGCAGATCGCGGCCAACAAGGTGAAGGGCGCTCGCGCCGGCCTCGCGTGGAGCGTCGAGACCGCGAAGCTCACCCGCGAGCACAACCACGCCCAGCTGATCGGCGTCGGCGCGCGGATGCACACCACCGAAGAGGCCACGGAGATCGTCGAGGCGTTCCTCGCGACCCCGCCGAGCCCGGACGAGCGCCACGGCCGCCGCGTCCAGCAGATCCTGGACTACGAGAACACCGGCTGGCCGCCGCCGCTGCCCGAGCACTGA
- a CDS encoding MBL fold metallo-hydrolase, with protein MTWLELADGVYARRYEELDLTVGLVVGSERCLVVDVRGDVDQGAELAAAVREITPLPWSVVYTHAHFDHAFGTTAFLPCDVWAHERCLTELTTDGEGARRKWIQYYLGENRPEMAEALERTEITLPDKPVTDSAEIDLGGRTAVLRFLGRAHTDHDLFVHVPDAGVVYAGDAVENAEAGFSAFSFNDGSFLAEWPGVMDAILALEPKIIVAGHGDPVDTAFIEKHRDGLRELVALKNRIAAGDLTTDEAVARSSYPGDVTKAALETP; from the coding sequence GTGACTTGGCTCGAACTCGCGGACGGCGTGTACGCCCGCCGTTACGAGGAGCTGGACCTGACCGTCGGCCTCGTCGTGGGCAGTGAGCGCTGCCTGGTCGTCGACGTCCGCGGCGATGTCGACCAGGGCGCCGAACTGGCCGCGGCGGTACGGGAGATCACGCCGCTGCCGTGGTCGGTCGTCTACACCCACGCCCATTTCGACCACGCCTTCGGCACGACGGCGTTCCTGCCGTGCGACGTCTGGGCGCACGAACGGTGCCTGACCGAGCTGACCACCGACGGCGAGGGCGCGCGGCGCAAGTGGATCCAGTACTACCTCGGCGAAAACCGGCCTGAGATGGCGGAGGCGCTGGAGCGCACTGAGATCACCCTGCCGGACAAGCCGGTCACGGACAGCGCCGAGATCGACCTCGGCGGCCGCACCGCCGTGCTGCGGTTCCTCGGCCGGGCGCACACCGACCACGACCTGTTCGTGCACGTGCCGGACGCGGGAGTCGTCTACGCGGGCGACGCCGTCGAGAACGCCGAAGCAGGCTTCAGCGCGTTCTCGTTCAACGACGGCAGTTTCCTGGCCGAATGGCCCGGCGTGATGGACGCGATCCTCGCGCTGGAGCCGAAGATCATCGTGGCCGGGCACGGGGACCCCGTCGATACCGCGTTCATCGAGAAGCACCGCGACGGGCTGCGCGAGCTTGTCGCGCTCAAGAACCGGATCGCGGCCGGAGACCTCACGACGGACGAAGCCGTCGCGAGGTCCTCCTACCCCGGCGATGTCACCAAGGCCGCCCTGGAAACGCCTTAG
- a CDS encoding 2-phosphosulfolactate phosphatase produces MDIRLEWGSEGVTALGADCAVLVIVDVLSFCTTTDLVLGNGGRVLPVRWRDQRGEKAAKARGAILAGEKRWTLRPSSVTEIPSGTLLALPSPNGATLCDTAATTGAIVLTGCLRNATAVAARAAELANGRPIGVVPAGERWGIDIRTETKTFGPLRPCVEDQLGAGAIVSALDGYGRPSAEARLAAVAAKAIDIAEALTECSSGRELAAAGHANDVRLAAMLDSSGTIPVLRNGILEDS; encoded by the coding sequence GTGGACATCAGACTCGAATGGGGAAGCGAGGGCGTCACCGCCCTGGGCGCGGACTGTGCCGTTCTCGTCATCGTCGACGTGCTTTCCTTCTGCACCACAACGGATCTCGTGCTCGGCAACGGCGGCCGCGTGCTGCCGGTCCGCTGGCGCGACCAGCGCGGTGAGAAGGCCGCGAAAGCGCGAGGCGCCATCCTCGCGGGTGAAAAACGCTGGACCTTACGACCTTCGTCTGTGACGGAAATCCCTTCCGGCACCCTCCTGGCGCTCCCCTCGCCCAACGGCGCCACGCTATGCGACACCGCCGCCACGACCGGTGCCATCGTCCTGACGGGATGCCTGCGCAACGCGACCGCCGTCGCCGCCCGCGCGGCGGAGCTGGCGAACGGTCGGCCGATCGGCGTCGTCCCGGCCGGGGAACGCTGGGGCATCGACATCCGCACCGAAACCAAGACGTTCGGGCCGCTGCGGCCGTGCGTCGAGGACCAGCTCGGCGCGGGAGCGATCGTCTCGGCGCTGGACGGCTACGGCCGGCCGTCCGCCGAAGCCCGTCTCGCCGCCGTCGCGGCAAAAGCGATCGACATCGCCGAAGCACTGACGGAGTGTTCTTCAGGACGCGAGCTCGCCGCGGCCGGGCACGCGAACGACGTGCGGCTCGCCGCGATGCTCGATAGCAGCGGCACGATTCCTGTGCTGCGCAACGGAATTCTGGAGGATTCGTGA
- a CDS encoding Fpg/Nei family DNA glycosylase — MPEGHTLHRLARLHKRRFAGHPVEVSSPQGRFAAEASRLDGRVLVKAEAYGKHLFHDYGPHGTVHVHLGLYGTFSDVPLPAPEPVGQVRMRLVGPTHSADLRGPNQCELMDGPQVDAIKARLGPDPLRRDAKPEKAWERISRSKTSIAALLMDQSVLAGVGNVYRAEVLFRHGVAPLVPGRALDRGLWDDMWADLVTLMRHGVRVGRIDTVAPEHLPEVTGRAPRQDRHGGEVYVYRREGMPCLVCGTAVLRSDLAARNLFWCPTCQPA; from the coding sequence ATGCCCGAGGGGCACACGCTCCATCGCTTGGCACGTCTGCACAAACGCCGTTTCGCCGGGCACCCGGTCGAGGTGAGCAGTCCGCAAGGACGCTTCGCCGCCGAAGCGTCCCGTTTGGACGGCCGGGTGCTGGTGAAGGCCGAGGCGTACGGAAAGCACCTGTTCCACGACTACGGTCCACACGGGACGGTGCATGTCCACCTCGGCCTCTACGGCACGTTTTCCGACGTGCCGCTGCCCGCTCCGGAACCGGTGGGGCAGGTGCGGATGCGGCTGGTCGGCCCGACGCATTCGGCCGATCTGCGCGGCCCGAACCAGTGCGAATTGATGGACGGGCCCCAAGTCGACGCGATCAAGGCGCGGCTGGGCCCGGATCCGCTGCGCCGGGACGCGAAGCCGGAGAAGGCGTGGGAGCGGATTTCGCGGTCGAAGACGTCGATCGCGGCACTGCTGATGGACCAGTCGGTGCTGGCGGGCGTCGGCAACGTGTATCGCGCCGAAGTGCTGTTCCGGCACGGTGTCGCCCCGCTCGTCCCCGGCCGCGCGCTCGATCGCGGGCTGTGGGACGACATGTGGGCGGATCTCGTGACGCTCATGCGGCACGGTGTCCGGGTGGGACGGATCGACACGGTCGCGCCGGAGCACCTGCCCGAGGTCACGGGCCGCGCGCCGCGGCAGGACCGGCACGGGGGCGAGGTCTACGTCTACCGGCGCGAGGGGATGCCTTGTCTCGTGTGCGGGACGGCGGTGCTGCGGAGCGATCTGGCGGCGCGGAACCTCTTCTGGTGCCCGACCTGTCAGCCCGCCTGA
- a CDS encoding TIGR03619 family F420-dependent LLM class oxidoreductase, giving the protein MKFTLSIAMNPLDQLGELARAAEEAGFSSIALPDSLFYSETVSADYPYTPDGSRFWTEETPWADPLIAAASMGAVTERLTFYTSVLKLGSRNPVLLARQVNSVAALTGGRFGLGLGVGWSPEEFRWCGAPYEKRGKRVDEAIEVLRLILDGGMVEFHGEFFDFDKLRMSPTPPSRVPFYIGGHTDVALRRAARVADGWSSAMMKFDDLRDTIAKLRGLLADLGRADDPFEYQAVCIDKFGLDGYREQGDIGVTDIITMPWVFDGLGFDAEVGPKLDSIKKFGDEIIAKIGD; this is encoded by the coding sequence ATGAAGTTCACCCTGTCGATCGCGATGAACCCGCTCGATCAGCTGGGCGAGCTCGCCCGTGCGGCCGAAGAGGCGGGTTTCTCCTCGATCGCGCTCCCGGATTCCCTGTTCTATTCCGAAACGGTCTCGGCCGACTATCCGTACACGCCCGACGGCAGCCGCTTCTGGACCGAGGAGACGCCCTGGGCCGATCCGCTGATCGCGGCCGCGTCGATGGGCGCGGTCACCGAACGGCTCACCTTCTACACCTCCGTGCTCAAACTCGGCTCCCGCAACCCGGTCCTGCTCGCGCGTCAGGTCAACTCGGTCGCGGCGCTGACGGGCGGCCGCTTCGGGCTCGGTCTCGGCGTCGGCTGGTCGCCGGAGGAGTTCCGCTGGTGCGGCGCGCCGTACGAAAAACGCGGCAAACGCGTGGACGAGGCCATCGAGGTGCTGCGCCTGATCCTCGACGGCGGGATGGTCGAATTCCACGGCGAGTTCTTCGACTTCGACAAGCTCCGGATGAGCCCGACGCCGCCGTCGCGGGTGCCGTTCTACATCGGCGGGCACACCGACGTGGCGCTGCGCCGGGCCGCACGCGTCGCCGACGGCTGGTCGTCGGCGATGATGAAGTTCGACGACCTCCGCGACACGATCGCCAAACTGCGCGGGCTGCTGGCCGACCTGGGCCGCGCCGACGATCCCTTCGAGTACCAGGCCGTCTGCATCGACAAGTTCGGTCTCGACGGCTACCGCGAGCAGGGCGACATCGGCGTCACCGACATCATCACCATGCCGTGGGTGTTCGACGGCCTCGGTTTCGACGCAGAAGTCGGCCCCAAGCTGGATTCCATCAAGAAGTTCGGCGACGAGATCATCGCGAAGATCGGAGACTGA